CTGTTACTGTTGCTGTATATCTTTCAGTTCAAGGATTGGGTTGTCTTGCCTTCACCTGCTGAATTACGGGCTATTAATCAGCTAATGTTTCCAGGCAAGTATTgccttagtgcaaaaaataaagaaaagagaacaaaaCCAATTAGTCTGACTTTGTGATCAAGTTTTGCCATGATGTGGTGAGTAACTGTATGCTGTCGACTGAGCACTTAATCTTTGCAGATTCAGTGCTATCATCACCATCTAGTGAGTAACTGGTCCAAGGTTTGTTTTCAACCTGCACTCCAAGAAAATAAGCAATAGCATTGTAGTTCATTAAATAATCAGTGCATTGCTTAGTACTAGTGTCTACTGGTCCTATATCTTCTGTAACCATTGCTGTTGCCCTAATTTTCCTGACTATATCTCTATACTCTTGTGAGCTATGGCTTGTCATAGACTGCTAAATATGACTCCGACTAATTGTATTCGGTTCCTCTTCATTCACCTCAAAATATAATCCTCAGTTCCTGACTAGTATTTcgagcaaaaggaaaaaattaCCAGTAATAAAAATGAAACTTGGTGTAGTTCGTCACTGAACTGCACATTGTGGCAAGAATTACTATGTTTAGAACTGCATTCTGTTTTGGAAATTGTGAGTCTCCAGCATGTACCTTGGAACTGTTAAATAACTATACCATTGCTAGCTTTATCAAATTACAGTGTTGTGGAAGTTTATCAAATTTCACTTGGCAGATGCTTAAAGCAGGAGTACTTGTATTCAGATTTTTATTACATGTCTCTTGTGGTTTGCAGGATCCAAGGGGCTCAAATTCACATTACTACGCAGATCTGATGACCAAGGATGTGGATGATGATTTGGAACTTTCGATGAAGCCAGATGCCACTCCAAGTAGTGGTGGGAAAGGAGCATCCAAGTGGGGCAGCAACTACAGTCAAGAAGAAGATATCCAACTTTGCAAGTCTTGGATCAGTATCAGCAATAACGTTATCGTAGGGACAAACCAGTCAGGCAAAACGTACTGGGAGAGGATCACCGCACATTTCCACAACTTCAGGGGCTTCCACTCTGATCGGACTACTAATTCTCTCGAGCATCGATGCGGGGTCATAATAAAGGAGTGCATGAGATTCCAAGCGTACTATGAGGAAGTTGAGCGGCGTCACCCAAGCGGCGTGCCATATCAAGAACTTGTAGTTACTCATACATTTGTTTTTTCATTTAGTTCTTTGTTATTGGTACATATAACTAACCATCCCTTGATCTTTGTTGTAGATCTTGGAAGCACAAGCAAGATATGCCAAAGCTTCGCAGGGAAAAAGCTTCACATTCTTCCATTGCTGGCTCGAGGTGAGACATACAGAAAAGTTCGCAAAATTTAACAAGAGGCCAAGTAAGTCAAAAGAGATCAACCTCTCGGTAGGAACTCAACAAGGTGACGGAACCCAATCTCCTGCGAAGAAAGCCCGACCTCCGGGACAAAAGCAGTCCAAGGTGAAGCTGAAAAGAAATGAAGGAGGTGACGAGTACAAGGATATGATGGGGAACCTGATGGCAATGAAGGCCGAGGAAGTGAAGTTGAAGAAGGAAAGGTGGGAAAAGGATCTGATGATCGAACAGCGCAAGCTAGACATCGAGGAGCGGCGTCTACAATGGGAGCAAGAGCAGAAGATCATGTTCTGTGACATGAGCAACATGGACGAGCATCAAAAAGCTTACATGTTGGCCAATAGAGCTCAGTTCGCTAAGGCAGCGAGTGCTAGTGTAGGTGACACTGCTAGTGTAGGTGATGCTACTAGTGCTTGAGTCAAGGTGTAGGTGTCATACTAGTGCTTGAGCATCAAAAAATGCTATCAGCATGGTTGATTTGAGTATCTGTTCATATCTTGTCTTTCAGGTTGGAGCAATCAGCTCTCAGAagctgaaaagaaaagaaataaagcaCATTGACATCGTTGAGAGAACTAGGAAGCCCAAAAAAAGCGTGACAAATCCATAAATCTTGAGATGCAACAGCCTCAAGAATTATGGTCTGCCCATCCTTTATGCCCTGTGTATGCGCCTCTCCAAGCAGTCGGGCACTTGTCCCACTTCCAGTGCATACAGTCAATGGAGCCAAACATGCCTGGCCACCCTCTTGCATGATTAATGGCCATCAATCTAGCTGTGTCCTCGGCATTGGGGGCCCTCAGGTAGTGTTCACTGAAAACTTCAACGACAGCTTTCACAAAATGTTTTAGGCACTCAATGATGGTGCTCTCTCCCAGCCTCACGTAGTCATCCAGGAAATTAGCCGAAACACCATAGGCAAGCATCCAAACGGCAGCAATAGACTTCTGGATTGGAGAACCCCTAGAGCTCCAACGGCATTGGGCTTGGGCTTCTGACGGAAGTAGTCATCGTGAGACTCCACTGCAGCAACGATCCGCAGGAAGAGAGACTTGGACATCCGGAACCTCCTTCTAAAAGGCTTGTTGTATATGCACGGGTCTGCGAAGTAGTCCCGGAATATACCATCATGACCCCCCAAGATGCCCCTCTGCACGCTGTGACGACCAGGCAAAAATCCACGAAAGTTCTTCTTCCGCTTGTTCCTCTTTGAGCCCTCAATAAGACCAGCAAGAATTAGGAGGTCATCATCATCAGATTCGTCGTCTTCATCCTATCGCTGATGAAGACTTTTTCCAAACCTTGACATCTGCCATAGAAACAAAACACATAAGTTATACACATAGCTTGTACCAACATTTTAGTATCAGGATATCAACATTTCTCCTAAGAGATTGTTTTCTTTCACAACCAGCAGCAAGTTCATGCCATGCCTTAAAGGAAGCAAAGCGTCTTTGGCCCAGCTTAGGGGGAATACCAGCAGCACTAACCTGAAGACAAATtccttttgctgtttttatctGTTTGTTAGGCTTGTTAGCCCCATGTCTAGGAGAGAAACCCATGCAAAAGTCCACCATAAGTTTGCCCAGAAATGTTAACGGTAGCTGTTGTCTTGTCAGCAATTTCAGACCCGTGATGTTTTTATTGCTCTTCGCTTATGTTAAATGTTCAGGTCGAAAGAAACTCGCAGCGTAGCATCGCGGACCCATATCAGCGGCTCTTTTGTTCACTCTCACTCACGTGCTGAATGGGAGCCATTGGATGCATGAGCTGAGAATGTGAGATCCCCTCATTACAGAATGTGATGTAAGCTTCAAAGTAGTGTGGTTTCCTAAAACTGAGCTTGTCGACTGGAAGTAATAGCCCTTTTTTATGTGAGCATTTGTAAATTGATGACATCAACCATAAATCAtcaatttttgttgttgttgttgttaagCATAAAGCATTTGGAAATAATAGCCCACTTTTATATCATCCATCAAAGTTTCTGCGATTACCTGTTACAATCTCTGGGCATGAAGTCCAATTTCCACCTCCTCAGTTCATGAGGCAGTAATTCAAAATCTTAACACAAAGGAAACTGAATTTACtgtaaattcaaattcaaagctATGCACTGAAATTATTTCCACACGAGTGACATGGAATTCCTACGCTGCTCTTCCTTTCCAGCTTTCTCATTTACAGTGAACATAAAGTTCATGGCTCATTTGTGCTCACGATCTTTAGGTACAGAAGaatgtgaagaatgtcaactCATTAAAGACCAAACGAAATCACACAAACCTGTGTAGTGGATGATGAGTCTCGtggggcctgcggcggcgccgctgctgcagctgcttgCGCCTGCGGCGGGATCGGCGGTCCAGCGCggggggctggcggcggcggcgccgctgttGCTGCTTTGCGCCTGCGGCAGGGTCGGCGGCCGGGGGACGGGCAAAGCGTCGGGGGCGGCGGGCTTGGCGGCTGGGGACGGTGCGACGGGAAGACGTCGGGGTGCCGAGCTTGGCGGCCGCGGGACAGCCAAGCCTTCAGGGGAGGACGAGGACTATCAGGCTGCCAGCGGGTCCCACAAGTTTGCAGGCCGAAATCTGAGAGGCCCACTGGAGCTGGGCTCTGATTTAGACCCTCAATTTTTATAGATGGGCTCCTATTTGGAGAAATAGGAGGCTGATTTTGAGAGGCCCACTAGAGATGCTCTAATCGATTATTAATATCAACGGGGATGTAGCTAAAATGGTAGAGCGCTTGCTTTGCATGCTAGAGGCTTGATTTCCCCGTCCACTGCTCCACGACGGCAGGAATCAACGAAGAACTAGCAAGCGAAAGATTCGCAGCTGCGACACAAGTTCACAACCATTCCCAATCTCTGTTTTGTCCTCCCAGCTTTCGCACTCACCAACCTTCACTAGAGAGAGCCAAATCTTTCAATCTTGACAGCAAAAGCGGAACAAGTTCACAAACTGTTTCTGCTATTGGATCAGGAATAGGTGCCAATAATGCGCCATCATTTGAtgatgattctttttttttctgaggaTGATTCTGATGAGATCTTTTGGAGAAGTGTTTAAGTAGATAACGATTGCCCTCTGATGGCAAAGTCAGGAATCTTgtcctcctcttcttcattaTTATCTAGCATAATCCCTCTTTCtgcatgcttggtccaaacatagtagttggGCATGAAACACTATcgaacaagtgactgtggatggttcttgatgatgagtaatccttctcattttgacagaatttgcatggacaatgaACGAAATCACCGTACTTGTATTTCTTTGCCgtttctatgaattcatgcacgccattaATGAACTCCATTGAACACCGGTCGGCATTGTATATCCATTGTCGATTCATCTGAGTTCACAtttcatttatatacatcattataGTGTACAAATATTTCATTCATACTACAAAttttaaataaaattaattatgcTATCTCACATGTAATAAATCATCCTACAAAATTATAACTAACATCATTAGAgtgtaaaaataataaattaaataactttCTAACTACATTGAATTATTTTAACACTCTTCAGTTTGTTTAGACTTCCAAGGAACCTCGATTGTTTAAGGATAATGGATTAATTTAGAATGAGTTGTCACATTCACATTTAGTTCATTATCCTCCAATAATCAGGGTTCACAattcatttatatacatcattaaagtgtcaaaataaattattcattaaaaataaattttttaaatagaatcatatttccatacaaaatttcAATTGAAccatataattgataatgcatataactacaataaatagatattattcacttatcaaataaattgctaatgcatataactacaatcagggctacaactaaaaataattatgatatgtataaactaaatcaagtgatAACTCcatctaaaaaaataatttctaagtTAAAGAGATAAATCACTaacctttttttgaaaaaaaatgtaaaaattcgcccccctcccctcactctgctgccatgaacagtgatttCACGACAGCTTAGAGGGGGcaggggctggggtatttataaGCGTgcgccaaaggcaccggttggtgcctatGACCCGGTGCTAACTTTTATTCAATAGCACCTGGTCAAGACACCAACTAGTGCCTTACGCCTGAGCTCCTAccggcaccgggtcatggctTGACTTGACCTGGTGCCATTGCCTGCACAATAGGCATCGATTAGTgtctgttgggtattttagcatcacaaataaatccgcaagcacacagataccgttgtagctttcacgtCAGAGTATTCCAAtagttatcgaatccacagggaacgtgtgtgcactctcttctattctagtcgatccaaggacacaccaaagtaggtagaagggtagagaggattcctaagatagaaCTATAGCTGAGTTGAAGGTCGATCTCTTGGGCACAATactcacttcgggcaccggctcaCAACTGGtatgccagtcgactccgggcaacagctctacactatatccgaacgtggaagattacgaaggaccaatagggctgtcaccatctatggcctacctctaacaaaccgtgggatataaggcaaacgaagaatAACCTTTcgcctagacaccacgcctacgctactgattactattGTAGTCTAACTACATTTGGGCCCCATAGCAAACTACAGTACTatgtgtcggtgttttaccgtcgggttctccgaggggtatcccgaggagagtggttatgagtagggactcgccgggatcagaacgcgatggtgcaaggaacacaaggatttagacaggttcaggccgccggagcataataccatacgtcctgtgtggtggtttgtattcccttaagtgttgttcgatgtgtctctcccttttgagggggtccctgttcgcccttatatgatttgggggaacagggttatatggaaagtcctagtcgagttctgttaggatccTAGTCCGAGGAGTTCGGCTGGTTCCCATGtacgtcgactagttctactcctattcgggtagatacaaaagaggtagggcGTATTcatgtgctactccctactctagaatattctgcgcctgtgagcagtcccactgtcccgggtctgacaagcccccgagctcttcgtagttgagtcctgcaggcgtcgagtgctTCTGAAGACGTTCGTCGGGTGCTTCGAGAGTTTCTAGACTTCTGTCTGGGCAACGAGCGCTTCGGGTGCTTCAGGAGCAGGTTGTCCATTCTTGGAGTCCATCAagtgcttcgagtagtcttccgagtgcttcttcggctgcatcgaggctatgaggtgctcaagccccaaatctgtcttgatatatggtgcgcgatgtactcgcgctccatatggagtagcccccgagtcttAGTTTGATTTGATAAATCAGGCTGAGGATCAACTCAGTCTTCTGGGTCCTTCGATTCTTCCGTTTGAAGTTtggaatattttcaaaaaaagttGCCATTTATGACACGTGTCcctcagcccccgagccttgaattcaaatatgtgATTTGGGGTTAAGGGTCCAGGAGATCGTGTCGTGTCCTCTGCAATCTTTCTGAGATCAGCAGTGTTGCAACGAATCTTCTGAAAAGTTGGCTCTGCGGTGTACTGTGTATCCGTGGGTTCACATGGCGAGTACTGCACTGGAATCTTTTCTGTTTCGTCCGTGACCTTCGTTGTCCTCTGTTGTCACGGGTTGAACTGCGGTTGTGCTGCTTCTTCTATTTAAGCAGGGTTTGTGGCACTTGGAGTTTCAATCTTACAGTTGTAGTTATGGATTCCAAGTGGAGTTCTTCACTGGAgagtactcgacctcctgatGAAAGTAGTCGATTCAACCTtgtaggtgctagaagagtgttTGCGAGTAGCAAAAAATACTTGCTATCTTCGTGGCCGGCACCCTTGCTTCTCACATCACAGCCATCCTGATAGTCTTGCACCTGGTGGGCTGATGGTGGAAGCCGTATCAGAAGCCTTTGCAGTCTGTTGGAGCCATTCTTCGGCTGTATAGTACTTTTCTTTTGAGTTGACGGTCGATCGGCTGGTTGCCTTTTCATGAAGCTTGTCGTTGGCTGTCTTGGGTTGCGTCTTCGattaccgtagtagtcgatttgCTTGTCATCTCGTGGATGAATAGTTCCTTCTAGGAAATGGAGAACTTGTATTGCTCGAGTCGAGTACCCTAGTAGTCAACTGGTCTTTATCCCGGTGAATGATGATTCCTTCTTGGAAAATAGAGATCTTGCCTCTTCATAGGTCGAGTACTGTAGTAGTCGACGAGTTGTCGTCTTATGGATGAGGAATTCCTTTTAGGAATTAGAAATCTTGTATATTCTTGAAGTTGAGTACCGTGGTAGTCGACGTGTTGTCATCTCGTGGATTAATGGATCCTCTTGTGGAATAGAGATCTTGTCTCATCTTGGATCGAGTACCATAGCAGTCATAGCAGTCGATGAAATGTCACCTTATGGATGAATaaatcctcttgggaaatagagATCTTGTCTCAGCTTGAGTCGAGTACCGTAGCAGTCGATGAATTGTCACCTCATGGATGAATAAATTCTCTTAGGAAATTGAGATCTTGTCTCAGCTTGAGTCGAGTACTGTGGCAGTCGACGAATTGTCGCCTCATGGATGAATTGCTTCTTCTTagagatagggaacttgtccctccgaaggtcgagtaccatagtagtcgatgggttgtcgtctcatggacgagaaatttctcttgggagataggaAACTTGTTCCTTAGGGCCGCAGagctcatgtctcttagccccagcTACTCGATTCGGAGTGTCTTTTACTTTGAGTAaataaagaaaggttggtatttgaagtagctgatggagtaacgactcctgaagaaagtagagaacttgtctctagggccgcagagCTCCTGTCTCTTAGCCCCAGCTACTCGAATCACCATACCTTTTACTTTAACTTAATAAAGAAATGTTGGTATTCGTAGTAACtgatggagtaacaactcctgaagaagatagagaacttgtctctagggccgcagagTTCATGTCTTTTAGCCCCAGCCACttgattcgccgtgccttttacTTTAATTTAAtgaagaaaggttggtattcgaaatagctgatggagtaacgactcctgaggaaggtagagaacttgtctctaggatCTTTGACGACAAATTCTTCTTTGTACGCTCCTCCATCAGATTCTGAAGCACTCGATTTCTTCTTTATATTTGAATCTTGCTCGGGCGGActcatcctagcctttattgggtgtaagaccgggggttggCCCTGAGGAGATTCAATTTTAGTAATTGTCTTCTGCCAACACGAGTAGCTTGGATACTGAGTCGGAACtagggcgaacccatcctagcctttattgggtgtaagaccgggggtaggCCCTGAGGCGGCTCGATCAAGTAGTTGTCATACTCCTATCTTGTTTTTGTTGATAGTTCGGGGGTGGAACCTCCTTCGGgcggacccatcctagcctttattgggtgtaagaccgggggttaGCCCTGAGGTGGTTGGACCCAACCGACTATTTTATGAGGAGTACTTTTTCTTCGAGTAGGTCAGGGGTGGAACCTCCCTTGGGtggacccatcctagcctttattgggtgtaagaccaggGATTGGCCTTGAGGTGGTTGGACCCATCCGACTAGCTCTTTCTTCTTTGATTGTCAAAGGAGATTTTGCTCGTGTTGATTCTTTTTGTCTTTGTCGGCAGAAGGTGGAGGTGCTCCGAGTGCTTTGCGAAGAATGATGCATTGGAAACTCGAGTTCTTCCTTTTGGGGTGTAGAAAACATCTTGAATGGAGTTTTTGCTGAGTGGAATCGATCTTCGATTGCTTTGTTGGTTGGGGAGGAGGTACTGCTTTGTCGCCGCGTCGCTTCCGCGAGTTGTACCCGTAGTTGTCGGATAGTCAATAATTAGATGTCGGGCTGTAAGCTTTGACTTCCTCATGTTCTTCAGCTTTGTTGATAATGACTGTTTTCACATTGCGACCAATGTTGATAACATTGTATAAGTCACTGTTGGAATAGTCAAAGGAGTCGCCGAGCTATTGATGGTGCTCCGTCTTGAAAATCTTCTTCGGGTTGTTGTCCAGGTGGACGGTGACTGTGATTCCCGGAGGTGGTGGAGGGATTTCGTAGCTAGCTGCTACTGCTTCTCTCTCTTCTGTTTCTGAAAGGAAATCATCGTAATCGAGGTCTTCTAGAGCTGTAGAATTGGCCTTTCGGTTTGTGGGATCCGAAAGGATGGCCATGAAAATTTCGCGATCGTGACCGGGAGTTTTCGTCTTGTTGTCTTCCTTGAGCGGAAAGCCTTGCTGGAATGGTAGTTCTTCGTCTTCTGAGAATTGCCTTCTCTCCTTCCGATTTGAAGACTGTTGTTCTCTTTTTGTAGTGACAGTAAAAGTCGACTCCTTGTCGGATTCCGTCTTTTTATCCGAATCGGGTTGTATCATGGGTCGATTTCTTTTAAAGACTTGATCCGAATCCGGATAGAATTCTTCGTTTGTTTTGACTCGAGGAGATAGTCCGAACGTGAGTCGAAGAAGATCTTCATCGTAAGGGAGTGTGTCTGCTGGGGACCAACCGCCTTCGATTCGGACTGAGAGTTCATTTATGAATTGATTGTACTTGTCCAAATTGTCACGTTCTTCCGGAGAAAATGGCTACGGCTTGCGGCGATTTTCTTGTGGAGTGGGCGGATTTGGGGTTTGAATGACGTTGCACTAGCGACTCATGTAATCTTCGATTGAAAGAGAGTCTTCTACAGGGTGAGATTAGGATAGGTACTGATCCAATTGAGCCGATGTCTTGTTTTGTGAATCATCCCATAGCTTTTTGGCTTTGGATTGTTCCCAAAGTATTTCAAGCTTGTTTGGATTTGTTAGTCCTTCCATAAACAAATCGATGTCGTTTGACCACTCGGCTAGTTCATCTTCGGAGATTGGTTCGTCAAGTTCTTCAAGGTATTTGATGAATGCTTGATCCTGTTCCAGCTCTGTAGGGCTGAGAGTCCAAGGGTTGGAGGATTCTTCGTGGGAAGTCTTGTTATTGAACGTGTCTTCTGCTAACTGAAGGCAATGTTCGATTTTTTCATCGATGTTATCGATGTTTGAAAAAATATCTTTTGATGGCTTCTTTCTGTGAGTAGTTTTCTTAAAACTGGTCTTTgactttttcttctgaagactTGGTTCAGCGAAGTGCATACAGCTAGAAGATAAAACTTTTCTGTCCATGGTAGTTTCTTGTTTGGTATCTTCTAGCAGTCTTTCCAAATCTTCTTCCAGTTCGGAGAGTGTTTTGGTCTTGAATGCACCGAATTCGGGTCGAATTCGGGTTTCGTTGTTGAGAGCTGGGAATCCGACTTCTTCGAGTTAGTCGATGAAGTCATCGAATTCGCGGCTACTTGTGGCTTCTGGAACTTCTGGAGTGGCTTGGTCGATCGGACGGCTTTTTGAACCGCCTGATCCGTCGGCAATGAAGATCCAGGAGCCCACGAGGAAGGAAGTGCCTTCGGAAAGCGTGGAGTTGTCATCGAGATGAGCCATCGAGTTCTTCTGATGACCGTTGgcggccccacggtgggcgccagctgtcggtgttttaccgtcaggTTCTttgaggggtatcccgaggagagtggttatgagtagggactcgccgggaTCAGAATgcaatggtgcaaggaacacaaggatttagacaggttcaggctgccggagcgtaataccctacgtcctgtgtgatggtttgtattcccttgggtgttgttcgatgtgtctctcccttttgagggggtccctatTCGCTCTTATATGATctggggaacagggttacatggaaagtcctagtcgagttctgttaggatccTAGTCCGAGGAGTTCGGCTGGTTCCCGTGTATGTTGACTAGttttactcctattcgggtagatacaaaagaggtagggtgtatccatgtgctactccctactctagaatattctgcgcctgtgagcagtcccgctgtcccgggtctgacactatgtacgaatacagagcgacgaacccgcgagtaagagaactgatctcactcaactacaagtgCTACTAGCATACACTAAACCAAGtataatactagagataggaactaCGAATACTTAATACATACTGAAGAATGTAGCAGGatctgtagaggtacaagctggggcagagtgccgacaccccATCACTTCTCCTGAACTACTCTCTCGCTCtcatagaggtacaatttggagaagagcgccgaagaccgACGCCCCTCTTGAGTACTTCTACCTCTAACCTATGCAAGGCTactctaaaccaagagaaggcttgaaGTTGAGGACCTGGTGGATGTCTTCATTTGgggcccctcccctcatatttatagaggggtgTCATGGCCGACAAGGACGTCTTCTGCAGCTAATCCTCCAAGAATCGACCTTATGAGCCAATGGGGAGCTGCCACATCAAAGGAGGTAAGTCGGTTGTGGAGTgggttggtcggccgaccaggtggtcggccgaccaggtggtcggccgacggcccacTACCACCAACCGCTCCCAATCTTCTTCTGGTAGGCTGTCCTAGCCTTCCTTTGGTCCAAACATTGAGTCATGGCCTGTCCTAAGCAGCTTTGCTTTGGTCTTtgggcttgttttgatccaaTAGAGCTTGAATCGTGTCCTCCGATTGGTCTGCGGCTTTTACCATGAATTGCGGAGTGTGTTTCCTTGCTCTTGAGGTgtgttttctattttatttcacctgtatacaaatatttaccaatacTCTTAGAAATGGTCAGTAATAGActcctaccactatgttgatatttatattttatgtgtttatGTAGAAATTGACGACATAAAATTGATACTTAAGCGCCGTCAACAGTGCCACCAACTGATGCCTATGCCGCCAAGGGAATTTGGTACCGGTTCATGATACTACCCGGTGCCTATGCTGCAGTATTGGCACCGGGTCGTGCCATGACCCGGTATCAATTGCCCTCCCTGCACTTGGTCCAAGCCAAAGGTACACATTGCTATTCCAGCCGGTATTGATCCGAGACAACATCatctggtacctttggcctggaCCTTTGGCTCATTTTCCAGTAGTGAAGAGATCGCAATGTCAACTTTCAATTCTGAGGAGCAATTATAACAAGTGTGAGTATATTTATGGTTGGTACTTAACAAGTGTTGACATTATATGATATGAAGGCCAAAATCAAGGAAAGGCTGATTGGCTTACTGCAATAAATAATTTTAATTGGTCAAACTTTATTAGCACCTGATTACTAGGGCTGGATAACGAGCTGGCTTATCGAGCTAGCTCGGTTCAGCTCGCTATTTTGACATGCTAAATGTTGAGCTCGGCTTGGCTCGTTCACGAGCTCGAGCTGCCTGGTTCAGCTCGCGAGCTCAAGCTATAACTGAAACAACTCCCCAGAGCTCATGAACAGGACGACACATAATAACCAAATTAACCACGATTgagtgggtgtgtttagttcctctcctacaattttttgaaagagaatatTGCTATTTAAGagcattaaataaaatctgtttacaaaatattttgcacggatgggttgtaaatcgcgagatgaatttaatgagcctatttaatttataattaatggATAGTTACTGTATTAAATCACTAttataaatcatgaattaagtagactcattagattcatctcgcgatttacaactcatctgtgtaaaaaattttatgaatagattatatttaatacttctaaatagtaagattctctttgatgttACGAGGCATAAAATTTTTGAGGAGAGAACTAAACACCGGGAGGGTAATAAACCACGAGATCAAACAGGCCCAAATCAAATCCAAGCAAATACCAAATCGATGGAAACACTAAATCAGGCCACAACTTAGCCCATGTTTGTTTCCGACTATAATCGGCTTATCGGTGGAAATAAGTGATAATCCCACCAAATGCCTCACTTATTTTAGCTCCTGCGGTAATCTAATTCAGAAATTTGAACTACGAGAAGCGAGAATCGAGAAGTGAGAAAATCTTCGCTTCTCTCGGCCACGCTTC
This genomic interval from Panicum virgatum strain AP13 chromosome 8K, P.virgatum_v5, whole genome shotgun sequence contains the following:
- the LOC120644112 gene encoding glutathione S-transferase T3-like isoform X1, which translates into the protein MFRTAFCFGNCESPACTLELLNNYTIASFIKLQCCGSLSNFTWQMLKAGVLVFRFLLHVSCGLQDPRGSNSHYYADLMTKDVDDDLELSMKPDATPSSGGKGASKWGSNYSQEEDIQLCKSWISISNNVIVGTNQSGKTYWERITAHFHNFRGFHSDRTTNSLEHRCGVIIKECMRFQAYYEEVERRHPSGVPYQELILEAQARYAKASQGKSFTFFHCWLEVRHTEKFAKFNKRPSKSKEINLSVGTQQGDGTQSPAKKARPPGQKQSKVKLKRNEGGDEYKDMMGNLMAMKAEEVKLKKERWEKDLMIEQRKLDIEERRLQWEQEQKIMFCDMSNMDEHQKAYMLANRAQFAKAASASVGDTASVGDATSA
- the LOC120644112 gene encoding glutathione S-transferase T3-like isoform X2, with the protein product MTKDVDDDLELSMKPDATPSSGGKGASKWGSNYSQEEDIQLCKSWISISNNVIVGTNQSGKTYWERITAHFHNFRGFHSDRTTNSLEHRCGVIIKECMRFQAYYEEVERRHPSGVPYQELILEAQARYAKASQGKSFTFFHCWLEVRHTEKFAKFNKRPSKSKEINLSVGTQQGDGTQSPAKKARPPGQKQSKVKLKRNEGGDEYKDMMGNLMAMKAEEVKLKKERWEKDLMIEQRKLDIEERRLQWEQEQKIMFCDMSNMDEHQKAYMLANRAQFAKAASASVGDTASVGDATSA